A single Natrinema pellirubrum DSM 15624 DNA region contains:
- a CDS encoding response regulator has protein sequence MATDDEGTDDPIDILLVEPNPGDSRLFEEQFTDAKLLNTIHTVSDGDEALAFLHQRGEFAEDPRPDIVLLEPQLPGKSGIEVLSELQNDPVLNEIPVVVLTSSDAGEQVVRSHGLEADTYLQKPVKPEEFVEFVGSIEEFWFAIVQKPS, from the coding sequence ATGGCCACGGACGACGAGGGCACGGACGATCCGATCGATATCCTGCTGGTCGAGCCCAACCCCGGCGACAGCCGGTTGTTCGAGGAGCAGTTCACGGATGCGAAGTTGCTCAACACCATCCACACCGTCTCCGACGGCGACGAGGCCCTTGCGTTTCTCCACCAGCGTGGCGAGTTCGCCGAGGATCCCCGACCCGACATCGTCCTGCTCGAGCCACAACTGCCCGGCAAGAGCGGGATCGAGGTCCTCTCGGAACTACAGAACGACCCCGTGTTGAACGAGATTCCGGTCGTCGTCCTCACGAGTTCCGATGCGGGCGAGCAGGTCGTCCGGTCCCACGGCCTCGAGGCCGACACCTACCTGCAAAAGCCGGTCAAGCCCGAGGAATTCGTCGAGTTCGTCGGGTCGATCGAGGAGTTTTGGTTCGCGATCGTCCAGAAGCCCTCGTAG
- a CDS encoding IucA/IucC family protein, with protein MQHTRHTTDQEYGFDGTDTLETVLTEDRWDDAGRELLAKIVREFTYEDILEPEPVADPDGEWTTYEADLEGVRYRFDAIERFWDSISVRVDSLERDDGDGFEPAADPLQFVVDLEPTIEMDSITAGHLVREYTNTLLADAHIDADDGADADAAETTARSVLDMPYAEIEGEMTGHPWLTFNKGRIGWGYDDYRDYAPERSEPIRLSWCAVSREAATFVGVEGLDHEALLEAELGDYYGRFRDDLTDRGLDPDDYLFLPVHDWQWENAIVPLFGRQLATDDIVPLGPGPDEYLPMQSVRTFVNADEPTKHNVKLPLQIVNTLVWRGLPGERTEAAPLVTEYVKDVRDSDPFLRDECELVLPGEIAGVNFDHPTFDALEAPPYQYNELLGCVWRESVTDLIDDDQRAMSLAALLHVEDGEPVVSKLVERSELSLSAWLDELFETMLPPLLHYLYRYGTAFSPHGENTILVLEDDRPARLAVKDFVDDVNVADAPLEELQGMPEDLDDVLLSVPPEELRLFVVYGLFVGVYRYLADLLARHHDYPETEFWGRVRAAIEDYHARFPDLEERFDLFDLLEPSFPKLTLNRNRIVGVGYGDLPERPHAIEHGTVPNPLAEVDPQR; from the coding sequence ATGCAACACACACGACATACCACGGACCAGGAGTACGGATTCGACGGAACCGACACGCTCGAGACGGTGCTGACCGAGGATCGCTGGGACGACGCCGGCCGCGAACTCCTCGCGAAGATCGTCCGGGAGTTCACCTACGAGGACATCCTCGAGCCGGAGCCGGTCGCCGACCCCGACGGCGAGTGGACGACCTACGAGGCCGACCTCGAGGGGGTCCGATACCGCTTCGACGCCATCGAGCGGTTCTGGGACTCGATCAGCGTCCGCGTCGACTCCCTCGAGCGCGACGACGGCGACGGGTTCGAGCCGGCTGCCGACCCCCTGCAGTTCGTCGTCGACCTCGAGCCGACGATCGAGATGGACTCGATCACGGCGGGGCATCTCGTCCGCGAGTACACCAACACGCTGCTTGCGGACGCCCACATCGATGCCGACGACGGGGCCGACGCTGACGCCGCCGAGACGACGGCGCGCTCGGTCCTCGATATGCCCTACGCCGAGATCGAGGGCGAGATGACCGGCCACCCGTGGCTCACGTTCAACAAGGGCCGGATCGGCTGGGGGTACGACGACTACCGCGACTACGCGCCCGAACGGTCCGAACCGATCCGGCTCTCGTGGTGTGCCGTCTCCCGCGAGGCCGCCACGTTCGTGGGCGTCGAGGGTCTCGACCACGAGGCGCTGCTCGAGGCGGAACTCGGCGACTACTACGGGCGGTTTCGGGACGACCTCACGGACCGCGGGCTCGACCCCGACGACTACCTGTTCCTGCCGGTCCACGACTGGCAGTGGGAGAACGCGATCGTCCCGCTGTTCGGCCGCCAGCTCGCGACCGACGACATCGTCCCGTTGGGGCCCGGGCCGGACGAGTACCTGCCGATGCAGTCGGTCCGTACCTTCGTCAACGCCGACGAGCCGACCAAACACAACGTGAAGCTCCCGCTGCAGATCGTCAACACGCTCGTCTGGCGCGGTCTGCCCGGTGAGCGCACCGAGGCCGCGCCGCTGGTCACCGAGTACGTCAAAGATGTCCGGGATTCGGACCCGTTCCTGCGCGACGAGTGCGAACTCGTCCTGCCCGGAGAGATCGCCGGCGTCAACTTCGATCACCCCACCTTCGACGCGCTCGAGGCACCGCCCTACCAGTACAACGAACTGCTGGGCTGTGTCTGGCGTGAGAGCGTCACCGACCTGATCGACGACGACCAGCGAGCGATGAGCCTCGCTGCACTCCTTCACGTCGAGGACGGCGAGCCGGTGGTCTCGAAGTTAGTCGAGCGCTCCGAGCTGTCGCTGTCGGCGTGGCTCGACGAGCTGTTCGAGACGATGCTGCCGCCGCTGTTGCACTACCTCTACCGGTACGGAACCGCGTTCTCGCCCCACGGCGAGAACACGATCCTCGTCCTCGAGGACGACCGGCCCGCCCGGCTGGCCGTCAAGGACTTCGTCGACGACGTCAACGTCGCCGATGCGCCCCTCGAGGAACTGCAGGGGATGCCCGAGGATCTCGACGACGTGTTGCTGTCGGTCCCGCCGGAAGAGCTGCGGCTGTTCGTCGTCTACGGGCTGTTCGTCGGCGTTTACCGCTACCTCGCCGACCTGCTGGCCCGCCATCACGATTACCCCGAAACCGAGTTCTGGGGCCGGGTCCGGGCCGCCATCGAGGACTACCACGCCCGGTTCCCCGACCTCGAGGAGCGGTTCGACCTGTTCGACCTGCTCGAGCCGTCGTTCCCGAAGCTGACGCTGAACCGCAACCGGATCGTCGGCGTGGGCTACGGCGACCTCCCCGAGCGGCCCCACGCGATCGAACACGGCACCGTCCCGAACCCGCTGGCCGAGGTCGATCCACAGCGGTAA
- a CDS encoding sensor domain-containing protein, translating to MTSARTTVGTILDRVRAWSRWFLGVVARKQTYANIAYLLLSFPLGIGYFTVLVTGAAIPIGLGFAVVDMAMTEPIALLIAGIPLSLVLVCIGGPLVAGVLFASIELTALERLLATRLLGADVRTSEPASTIRERARRLVFDRGTWKGVGYLFSKFVLGLCSFIAVIMGFAFTYALVAAPLHYRNQLVGIHIGDPIEIVPELTYQHEDWAVDLTSPIPLSITDGELVSVYVDALPSALVVSAVGVLVGLVVLHLLNAVAWLLARYTELVLDGTQPSVFSEPPTE from the coding sequence ATGACTTCAGCACGCACGACAGTCGGAACCATACTCGACCGCGTCCGCGCCTGGAGCCGCTGGTTCCTCGGCGTCGTCGCACGAAAGCAAACCTACGCCAATATCGCGTACCTGCTGCTGTCGTTCCCGCTCGGGATCGGCTACTTCACCGTCCTCGTGACCGGCGCGGCGATCCCGATCGGGCTCGGCTTCGCGGTCGTCGATATGGCCATGACGGAGCCGATCGCGCTGCTCATCGCCGGGATCCCGCTCTCGTTGGTCCTGGTGTGTATCGGCGGCCCGCTCGTGGCCGGCGTCCTGTTCGCGTCGATCGAACTGACCGCCCTCGAGCGGCTGCTGGCGACGCGGTTGCTCGGTGCGGACGTCCGGACCAGCGAGCCGGCCAGCACCATCCGTGAGCGGGCTCGCCGGCTCGTCTTCGATCGGGGGACGTGGAAGGGGGTCGGCTACCTGTTTAGCAAGTTCGTACTCGGACTCTGCTCGTTTATCGCGGTCATCATGGGGTTTGCGTTCACGTACGCCCTCGTCGCCGCGCCGCTTCACTACCGGAATCAGTTGGTCGGGATCCACATCGGCGACCCGATCGAGATCGTCCCCGAACTCACCTACCAGCACGAGGACTGGGCCGTCGACCTGACTTCGCCGATCCCGCTGTCGATCACCGACGGCGAACTGGTGTCGGTGTACGTCGACGCGCTGCCGTCGGCGCTCGTCGTCTCGGCCGTCGGCGTCCTCGTCGGACTGGTCGTCCTCCACCTGCTCAACGCCGTCGCGTGGCTGTTGGCCCGGTACACGGAACTGGTGTTGGACGGCACCCAGCCGTCGGTCTTCAGCGAACCGCCGACGGAGTGA
- a CDS encoding GNAT family N-acetyltransferase — protein MTARTPDRGPHATAVAEYDFEYYDRTIDRHIGFRPVDLERDLGRLHAWLGSDHVKPSWDLDEPLPEFRETLREKLADDHQTLYVGCLDHVPMSYWERYWVADDDLAAYYDAEPADQGIHLLLGPPEYVGEGVAIPLLRAMTAFQFSHPETDRVVGEPDARNDAVLTVAQQCGFEFRRQFEFPEEEKTANLVVCTRERFEREVWPPTAHGAAVSPTEVGDDD, from the coding sequence ATGACGGCCCGGACGCCGGACCGTGGCCCCCACGCCACCGCCGTCGCCGAGTACGACTTCGAGTACTACGACCGGACCATCGACCGACACATCGGCTTCCGGCCGGTCGACCTCGAGCGCGACCTCGGTCGCCTGCACGCGTGGCTGGGTTCGGATCACGTCAAGCCCTCCTGGGACCTCGACGAGCCGCTGCCCGAGTTCCGCGAGACGCTCCGGGAGAAGCTCGCGGACGACCACCAGACCCTGTACGTCGGCTGTCTGGACCACGTCCCGATGAGCTACTGGGAGCGCTACTGGGTCGCCGATGACGACCTCGCGGCGTACTACGACGCCGAGCCGGCCGACCAGGGGATTCACCTCCTGCTCGGTCCGCCCGAGTACGTCGGCGAGGGGGTCGCGATCCCGTTGCTCCGGGCGATGACGGCCTTCCAGTTCAGCCACCCCGAGACCGACCGGGTCGTCGGCGAACCCGACGCCCGCAACGACGCCGTGTTGACGGTCGCCCAGCAGTGTGGCTTCGAGTTCCGGCGACAGTTCGAGTTCCCCGAAGAGGAGAAGACGGCTAACCTCGTCGTCTGCACCCGCGAACGGTTCGAACGAGAGGTCTGGCCGCCGACCGCCCACGGGGCCGCTGTGTCGCCGACCGAGGTGGGCGACGATGACTGA
- a CDS encoding DUF7521 family protein yields the protein MTGPGLATAALETTVFGLDEATTIFLTGLTSAALGTVVAWTAYRGYARNDSRPMLFLAVGIAFLTVVPFVSSYAVDWGTDATDATVLLVVTLSHLFGLLAIVRSFRRPDST from the coding sequence GTGACCGGGCCCGGACTCGCGACGGCCGCGCTCGAGACGACCGTCTTCGGACTCGACGAGGCGACAACGATCTTCCTGACAGGACTGACCAGCGCCGCGCTCGGAACGGTCGTGGCGTGGACGGCCTATCGGGGGTACGCGCGAAACGATAGTCGACCGATGCTGTTTCTGGCCGTCGGCATCGCCTTCCTCACGGTCGTGCCGTTCGTCTCGTCGTACGCGGTCGACTGGGGCACCGACGCGACCGACGCGACGGTGTTGCTCGTCGTCACTCTCTCGCACCTGTTCGGACTGCTCGCGATCGTTCGCTCGTTCAGGAGGCCCGATTCGACATGA
- the sufU gene encoding Fe-S cluster assembly sulfur transfer protein SufU, translating to MGLGSDMYRQQILDHYKNPRNYGELEDPTYTHIGENPMCGDEIRMDIDLADDGETIERVAFQGDGCAISQASASMLSGELVGKTLEELQEMDRDDVIDMLGVEVSPMRVKCAVLAEKVAQDGAEIYEGELDVEKTTTED from the coding sequence ATGGGACTGGGCTCCGATATGTACCGACAGCAGATCCTCGACCACTACAAGAACCCGCGTAACTACGGGGAACTCGAGGATCCGACGTACACACACATCGGCGAGAACCCGATGTGTGGCGACGAGATCCGCATGGACATCGACCTCGCCGACGACGGGGAGACGATCGAGCGGGTCGCCTTCCAGGGCGACGGCTGCGCGATCAGTCAGGCCTCCGCCAGCATGCTCTCCGGGGAACTCGTCGGCAAGACCCTCGAGGAACTCCAGGAAATGGATCGCGACGACGTGATCGACATGCTCGGGGTCGAGGTCTCGCCCATGCGAGTCAAATGTGCCGTGCTGGCCGAGAAGGTCGCACAGGACGGCGCGGAGATCTACGAGGGCGAACTCGACGTCGAGAAGACGACGACCGAGGACTAA
- a CDS encoding HD domain-containing protein: MLETVRDRARTYFDDASPAHDWHHVQRVERLAETLCERHPDAVDERVVRLAVYCHDVGRTKEDRGEIDDHARWGAREAEGILRECGADAATIERVQHCIRAHRYSNDLEPATLEAKLVSDADNLDALGAVGIARVFAYGGEMGDPIHDPAQPIAEDDTDAGATQYNHIHKKILDLPARMYTDVGRDLAAERVAFVREYLDRFDSEVVGER, encoded by the coding sequence ATGCTCGAGACAGTTCGCGACCGTGCCCGCACCTATTTCGATGACGCGTCACCGGCCCACGACTGGCACCATGTCCAGCGAGTCGAGCGGCTGGCCGAGACGCTGTGCGAGCGCCACCCCGACGCCGTCGACGAGCGGGTGGTCCGCCTCGCCGTCTACTGTCACGATGTCGGCCGGACGAAGGAAGACCGCGGCGAGATCGACGACCACGCGCGATGGGGCGCGCGGGAAGCCGAGGGGATCCTGCGCGAGTGCGGGGCCGACGCGGCGACGATCGAGCGGGTCCAACACTGTATTCGGGCTCACCGCTACTCGAACGACCTCGAGCCCGCGACGCTCGAGGCGAAACTCGTCTCGGACGCGGACAACCTCGACGCGCTCGGCGCGGTCGGCATCGCCCGCGTGTTCGCCTACGGCGGCGAGATGGGCGACCCGATCCACGACCCCGCCCAGCCGATCGCGGAAGACGACACCGACGCCGGCGCGACCCAGTACAACCACATCCACAAGAAGATCCTGGACCTGCCAGCGCGGATGTACACCGACGTCGGTCGCGACCTCGCGGCGGAGCGTGTGGCGTTCGTTCGCGAGTACCTCGATCGATTCGATAGCGAGGTCGTCGGCGAGCGATAG
- a CDS encoding aminotransferase class V-fold PLP-dependent enzyme, whose product MSQQNLEALDVGAIREAYPILQREFDNGEQLVYLDNAATTQTPDPVVDAMSDYYREYNANVHRGIHHLSQEASIAYEEAHDRVAEFIGADGREEIVFTKNTTEAENLVAYSWGLNELGPGDEIVLTEMEHHASLVTWQQIGKRTGANVKYVRVTDEGRLDMDHASEIITDDTAMVSAVHVSNTLGTVNPVSDLVDIAHDHDALAFIDGAQAVPNRPVDVAAIDADFYAFSGHKMAGPTGIGALYGKEEILEAMDPYLYGGDMITKVTFEESTWNELPWKFEAGTPQIAEAVGLVAAIDYLEGIGMERIEAHEEELARYAYEQLDAEPGIEIYGPEPGPERGGLVGFNLESVHAHDLASIMNDHAVAIRAGDHCTQPLHDKLGVAASARASFYIYNTKEEVDKLVDAIDDARQLFA is encoded by the coding sequence ATGAGTCAACAGAACCTCGAGGCGCTCGACGTCGGGGCGATCCGGGAGGCGTATCCCATCCTCCAGCGGGAGTTCGACAACGGCGAGCAACTCGTCTACCTCGACAACGCGGCGACGACCCAGACGCCGGACCCGGTCGTCGACGCGATGAGCGACTACTACCGGGAGTACAACGCCAACGTCCACCGCGGCATCCACCACCTCAGCCAGGAGGCCTCGATCGCCTACGAGGAGGCCCACGACCGCGTCGCCGAGTTCATCGGCGCGGACGGCCGCGAGGAGATCGTCTTCACGAAGAACACGACCGAGGCCGAGAACCTCGTCGCCTACTCGTGGGGACTGAACGAACTCGGCCCCGGCGACGAGATCGTCCTCACCGAGATGGAACACCACGCCTCGCTGGTCACGTGGCAACAGATCGGCAAGCGCACCGGAGCTAACGTGAAGTACGTTCGAGTCACCGACGAGGGCCGCCTCGACATGGACCACGCCAGCGAGATCATCACCGACGACACCGCGATGGTCTCGGCGGTCCACGTCTCGAACACGCTCGGCACCGTCAACCCCGTGTCCGACCTCGTCGACATCGCCCACGACCACGACGCGCTGGCGTTCATCGACGGCGCACAGGCAGTCCCCAACCGCCCCGTCGACGTCGCGGCCATCGACGCCGACTTCTACGCCTTCTCCGGCCACAAGATGGCCGGCCCCACCGGCATCGGAGCCCTCTACGGCAAGGAGGAGATCCTCGAGGCAATGGATCCCTACCTCTACGGCGGTGACATGATCACGAAGGTGACCTTCGAGGAGTCGACCTGGAACGAACTCCCCTGGAAGTTCGAGGCCGGGACGCCACAGATCGCGGAAGCCGTCGGGCTCGTGGCCGCCATCGACTACCTCGAGGGGATCGGCATGGAACGCATCGAGGCCCACGAGGAGGAATTGGCCCGCTACGCCTACGAACAGCTCGACGCCGAACCCGGCATCGAGATCTACGGCCCCGAACCCGGTCCCGAACGCGGCGGCCTCGTTGGGTTCAACTTGGAGAGCGTCCACGCCCACGACCTCGCCTCGATCATGAACGACCACGCGGTCGCGATCCGCGCCGGCGACCACTGTACCCAGCCGCTGCACGATAAACTGGGGGTGGCCGCGTCGGCTCGAGCCTCGTTCTACATCTACAACACGAAAGAAGAGGTCGACAAGCTGGTCGACGCCATCGACGACGCACGACAGTTGTTCGCGTAA
- a CDS encoding lysine N(6)-hydroxylase/L-ornithine N(5)-oxygenase family protein, translating into MTEGNADDADEPVVDRGHYDVLGVGLGPFNLGLAALLDGADADLEAVFLERDTEFAWHEGMLIEGATLEVPFLADLVTMADPTSPHSFLNYARERDRLYEFYFYETFQIPRREYDDYLRWVADRLPTTAFDREVTSVAYDPDGDSGGTEPDSDGADPGDGGTFVVEARSPETGRRYRYRADDLVMGVGSRPALPAFARDHADGEAPLFHTADYLERRDEALERDAITVVGSGQSAAEVVLDLLERQPDHGYRLDWLTRSDGFYPMEYSKLGLQHFTPEYSRYFYDLPQSRKDDLLAEQDLLYKGIDPETSERIYDTLYERSIGDRDPEFGMLATTAVRDLERLEGSYWLACEQRQQERSFALETDAVIFGTGYQRPMPTFLEPIADRIAFDDRGRFRVTEDYRLEGAFAGPDAGRVFVQNAPLHAHGVGTPDLGLGCYRNAIIVEQLAGREIYPVDRDTVFQDFDVDQFADHASVRADAPQSLSLNTE; encoded by the coding sequence ATGACTGAAGGCAATGCCGACGACGCCGACGAACCAGTCGTCGATCGGGGTCACTACGACGTCCTCGGCGTCGGTCTCGGTCCGTTCAACCTCGGGCTCGCGGCGCTGCTCGATGGCGCGGACGCCGATCTCGAGGCGGTCTTCCTCGAGCGCGACACCGAGTTCGCCTGGCACGAGGGGATGCTGATCGAGGGGGCCACCCTCGAGGTCCCGTTCCTCGCCGATCTGGTGACGATGGCCGACCCCACCAGCCCCCACAGCTTCCTCAATTACGCCCGGGAACGGGACCGTCTCTACGAGTTTTACTTCTACGAGACGTTCCAGATCCCTCGCCGGGAGTACGACGATTACCTGCGGTGGGTCGCCGACCGGCTTCCGACGACGGCGTTCGACCGCGAGGTCACGAGCGTCGCGTACGACCCCGACGGCGACTCGGGGGGAACGGAGCCGGACTCGGACGGTGCCGACCCCGGCGACGGCGGGACCTTCGTCGTCGAGGCCCGGTCCCCGGAGACGGGCCGGCGCTACCGCTACCGGGCCGACGACCTCGTCATGGGCGTCGGCTCCCGGCCCGCCCTACCGGCGTTCGCCCGCGACCACGCCGACGGGGAGGCTCCCCTGTTTCACACCGCCGACTACCTCGAGCGCCGCGATGAGGCCCTCGAGCGCGACGCGATCACCGTCGTCGGCTCGGGACAGAGCGCCGCCGAGGTCGTACTGGACCTACTCGAGCGCCAGCCCGATCACGGCTACCGACTCGACTGGCTCACCCGCTCGGACGGCTTCTACCCGATGGAGTACTCGAAGCTCGGTCTCCAGCACTTCACGCCCGAGTACTCGCGGTACTTCTACGACCTCCCTCAGTCGCGAAAGGACGACCTGCTGGCCGAGCAGGACCTGCTGTACAAGGGGATCGACCCCGAGACCAGCGAACGGATCTACGACACCCTCTACGAGCGCTCGATCGGCGACCGCGACCCCGAGTTCGGTATGCTCGCGACGACCGCGGTCCGGGACCTCGAGCGCCTCGAGGGCAGTTACTGGCTCGCCTGCGAACAGCGCCAGCAGGAGCGATCGTTCGCCCTCGAGACCGACGCCGTGATCTTCGGGACGGGGTATCAGCGGCCGATGCCGACCTTCCTCGAGCCGATCGCCGACCGGATCGCGTTCGACGACCGGGGCCGGTTCCGCGTGACCGAGGACTACCGCCTCGAGGGCGCGTTCGCCGGCCCCGATGCCGGCCGCGTGTTCGTCCAGAACGCCCCGCTACACGCCCACGGGGTCGGGACCCCCGACCTCGGGCTGGGCTGTTACCGGAACGCGATCATCGTCGAACAGCTCGCCGGGCGCGAGATCTATCCCGTCGACCGGGACACCGTCTTCCAGGACTTCGACGTCGACCAGTTCGCCGACCACGCGTCAGTTCGTGCCGACGCCCCCCAATCGCTGTCGCTCAATACGGAGTAA